The nucleotide window CGCTTCAATGTTGGTACGAATGCCACCAGCACCGATTAAGGCAAAATCAACTTTCATGCCCGTGACTTGCTGTACTTCAACTGTATTTGCCCAGAAGTATTGGCCTTCCGCTAAAATAGGCGCGACATCAGAACCGTGTTTGTCACTACCGCGATCGCCAGGGCGACGTTCATGCTTTAATTCTACCGGTACTTGGGCAATGGTTTTACCGTACGCTTGGTCAACAGCAGGCTTGTAGTTCACATCAATACGTTGACGCATTGTCGCTTCTTCAGCAGTAATGGTGATGTTTTCTGCTTGGTCAATAAACTCAACGACACCTTGCGTAGCTGCGCTATCAAACTTCTCATCATCTTGGCGTGATGGCTTTGAATAGAACTCGTCATTGCTCAGCAATACATTGTGTCCATTACAGTTAACAATGTCGCCTTGTTGGTTAAAACTTACTTCTAAACGACCGATAGCTTGTGCGTATTCACCTGCTTGTACAACACAAGTTTGACCCATGTTATCTGGGTTTTTAACTATCTGTGCATACGTGCCGTTATTGTGTAAACCAAGATTCGTGAAGTCACCTAATAGCGTATGTGAGTGGCCGCCTACTATTAAATCGATGCCGTTTACCTTACTGGCAACATCAACATCTACCGCATTACCGATATGGGTTAATGCGATAATATTGTTCACACCTTTGGCTTTCAACATATCAACCGTTGCTTGCGCAGAGGTCACCATGTTTAAGAATTTGATATCACCAGTATTCGGCGCGATATTTGGCATGTTATCTAGTGCTAAGCCAAATACAGCGACCAAGTCTTTATCTGTTGGTAGGTTATCTAAATCGCTGATAGCCGTTTTGTTATTGCCATCAAATGCGTAAACCATGAAAGGACGTAAATTGGTTTGGTCTTTTAAATCCGCATCTTCACTGGCATCAATGTTTGCTGCCAATACCGGAAAGTTAACATCACTGATGAATTGATTAAGCTTGGTATTGTTCAAATCAAATTCATGATTACCTAATGCCATCGCATCGATACCGAACATGCTTAAGATGTCTGCATTCATCGCGCCTTCGTTCAACTTAAAGTACGCACTTCCCTGCCACGCATCACCACCGTGTAAGAATAAAAAGCTATCATCATTTTGCTGTGCTTGCTGCTTATATTCGTCAGACATGGTTTTTAAACGTGGATGACCGCCAAATTCGTTATATACAGTATCGCCGTTGGCAGTGAAGCTTGATTTAACGGGATCGAAGTTAGAATGGGTATCATTGATATGTGCAACAGTCAGATTAAAGACATCGTCTGATTGCGACGTTTGCGCGCAACCCGCTAATAATAAGGCAACTGAAACAGCGGTTAAACGTGCAGTAAGTGGTTTTGAAAACGTCATGATATTCCTTTACGGTCAGAGACTAAGGTTAAATACTTTAAGTGATGACAACTAACACCAACTAAGTTAACCGCACTATACCAATAATAAAATATCAAGCAATATATAGACTGATAGATCCGACTAAGCAGCACATAATTGCACTGATATAACGATAGCCCACAAAGTATAGGCACAAAAAAAGCCTTAACCACGATATAAACATATCAGATTAAGGCTTTTTTAATTTCTGAGGCTTAGCGTTTAATAGCTAACAGCAGAGATGTAATCACAAATTTGCGAATTACATCTCTGCCGCCTGTAGATAAAAGCATACAAGATTTTCAAATATTTATGTATTCAGTGTCACATAAGTCTATTTTTCTTTCAATGTTGGCCAAACAAAGGGAGCGGGCTTGGTGGAAGTCGTTTCTGCTACTGCTGTATTCTGAGCGAGTATCGCCCTGATTATTTTCCCCGTTTCTTTATGCTTACTACAAAATGTTTTTAGGTATAAAATTTCAACTCTACTGCGTGCCCAAGGGGTTGAACGCAGAAATTTCAAGCTTGATTTAAGACGCGCTTTATTGGTAAAACAACGAATATTAAGCAACTCACCCATCTTTTCCCAACCAATTTTCTTCTCTAGCTCGGTTAGAATCTGTTCAAGTTTAACGCCGTGTAGCGGATCATTACTATTATTCATAGTCTACCTAAAATCAAAAAATAGCATTGTAACAAGTTTCCTAAATATTGACAGACTTATGCGTTTAGCTCAGATAAAAGTGCAGTAATAACTTTATGGAAAAGCTAATGTCCCCAATGAGCTTACAGCAGCTCTTTAAAGAGTAAGTAAACTAACGTCAGAAATATGCATAATTAAGACAGGGGAATATTGTTAACATATTAATTCACCATCAATAAAAAAGCCCGAATATTTCTATTCGGGCTTTATTTTAAATGATTAGAACTGTGTAAAAATAGAGTTTAAACCCTATTCTTACATCATACCGCCCAAATAATCGTTAAACCCTTAAGGTAGCGTTATGTAAGGCTTTGTGGCATCATAACTGTCTACATTACTGTCTTCAAAGTTGGCTACATGGCATCATCAGACAAAAAACATCTCAAGCTTCGTGGCAATATTTGGTGGTACCAAAGACGTATTCCTAAAGACCTTCTAGACCAATTTCAAGGTCAAAGCTCAATATCAGAAAGTCTTGGGACTGGCGACATACGAGAAGCTAGGCGTCAGCGTGACATACTAAATGGTAGACTTGAGGAGCGTAAGTTTAACGCACCCAATACAAACAGACATAGATTCCTTGAACTGGTGCAACAGATGACCGAGGACAAAGAAAAATATCCAGAAAGCTGGGATGAGCATTATTATCTTGAAAAAACACAAGGTATGACAAAAGACCTTGAGCCTGAAACTCCTTCAACACCCATTGATGATGAAGTTTTTCTTCATGCTTACACCACTGTTAATGGTAGAAAAAATCACCATAGTAAATACAAAATCACACTCAAAGAAGCTCTGAAGAGCTGGGTTCATAAGTACAAAGATGAGAAAACCAAAGATACTATCCGCAAAGTGAAAAGAAACGCTGATGAATTTCTGAAGCACCTAAAACTATACGATATACAACTTGAAGATATCACCAAAAAACAAGTTAACAACTACATCGAAACCTTGCAGGTCAAATATGCTAAAACAACAGTGCAAGGTACTATTAGTCGCTTACGCTCTGTATGGAACTATTGTGAGTCTCTAGGTGAAGTTCAAACCAGAAGTCCATTTGAAAATAATATTTACGCAGCGGGTGAAAAAGTAAAAAAAAGACAGCCATTTACCACCAGCGAGATGCTTTGGATAAAAGAAAATGTAGCCATTAATGAGCCTGATAAACGCTTGCTACTCGAGCTAGGTGTTTTCACTGGCTGTAGAATCGCAGAACTATGCGCCCTAAAAGCAAAAGATGTTGTTACTGAAGGTGACATTACCGCAATTTTCATAGAAAAAGGTAAGACCGAGGCAGCTAGGCGCTTAGTTCCACTAACCAGTGAGCTTGGCTTAACAGTAAGAGCTACCGCAGCTTCAAAAGACGAGAATGAACTCTTACTTGGTTTCGAAAATTCTTCTGATATGAGTCGCTGGTTCTCTCGAATCAAAGTCGCAAATCTTTCTACCGATTCTGCAAAGTGTTTTCACTCATTCAGAGTGATGTTTGCAACCGCAATGGAACGAGGTGACGTTCATGAGTCCAAGGCTGCATATATTGCTGGTCATGAAGGAGGTAAAACTATGACCTACGGTTATTACTCTAAGGGATTTACACTTCCGCAGTTAAAAGAAGCTTACGACCAGTGTGTAGAACACATTATTTGGTAAATGATTCCCAATAGGGTCTACCTGCTGAAAAAAACTTACCAAAATGACAAAACCCAGCCTAAAGACACTCTTTGGGCTGGGTTTTTCGTTTGTCACACGGGTATAGCCTAGTACCAATATTTCTAGCTGCACCACCATCATGGCACAAGGCTTAAAAAATCGTACAATATCCGTTATATTTTGTGATTACCAAAGTTTACTCAAGTATAATCGTGCAAAATTTAAAGCCTAACTCAGGTGAACCATCATTTAACATAGGTTCAACCCAACAGGCACATTAATTAGAGGGCAGTTTTTGTGAGCAGTACTAATGGCAATAAAATTGCTAGAGATGATTACCCGACTCCAGTGAATGCAGTTGAAGCTTTATTAAGTAAGCTAACATTAAAACCAAATGATAAATTTCTGGAACCTTGTCGAGGAACTAAAAATATATTTGACCGAGTAAATTTACCTGAAGAGCAAAAGTTTTGGGCTGAAATACATGAGGGAGTTGATTACTTAAGCACAAAATTCAGTCAACAAGATGTGATTATCACAAATCCACCTTTTAGCCTTACCGTTGAGTTTATAAAAAAATCATTATCTGAATTAGCCCCTGATGGCACATTGGCGTATCTACAACGAGTTAACTTTCTAGGTTCTAAATGTAGAGTTGATTTCTGGGCTGAAATTGGGTTTCCAAATAAAACCCCTGTCATAGTCCCTAGACCTAGGTTCGTGAATGGTGGTTCAGATAGCTGCGAGTATATGTGGATGATATGGGATAAAGGTAACCGCTTTTCAGATATACCAAATGGTATAAGCCATATTATTAGCAAGTAATCATACTCGCTTTCGGTATTTAAGTTGCAATCATAAATTGGAACCAGCATTTACGTGAGCAAATGCTGATAAGGTAATCACATTATAGATTACTGCACAAAGCACCTTGATTATAGCTATTTGAAGGCGCACCTTTTGGTAACGTTCTGCAGTTTTTGCAATAACTTTGATGGCCATCTGGATTACTAGCAGTAACACGCGCTGGCGTATTACCATATGCAGATGGATATCGATGAAACACATGCTCAGAACCATTTGCATGGGTACAGTGGGGGCAAGATTTATATATTGCCCCTGTAGTTGAGTCTACTTTTTTTATCATACCGCTGTTTAGTCGGCCGTTACAACAAGTACATGGCATAAACACTTCCTTTTATTGTGGATTAAGCTTTAAATGCTACAGGATCTATACGATCAAAACAATATTATAATCAACCATAATTCAATACTTTACAGCATTGTAAGCCGCTATAGTTATCTCATATTTCTAGTCTTAATTTCATTCTTATATTAGATAATAATTTATACCTCTAATATGAGTTAATCTAGCCCATAAATACTTATAAAATCATCTTCGACATCCGATATACACTTGATAGACTGACCCCTACCTGCTCTGCTATCAATCGCTTAGATACAGACCTTCTAAGTAATGTCCTCACATCATCCGCTTTAGCCATTGCTGTAGCCTTCCGCCCCTTATACTTGCCTTTAGCCTTAGCAATCTCAATTCCTTCAGCTTGACGTTCAAGTAGTAATTCACGCTCAAAGCTAGCAACAGCACCTATCATGGTTAGCATTAGCCTACCTGTAGGGGATTGAGTATCAATGCCAAGGTTTAACACTGTTAGCGAGACACCTTTGCTGTCGAGGTACTCAACAATGTCGAGTAAATGTTTTGTGTTTCGAGCAAGCCGACAGAGCTTAGTTACCGTAATAGTGTCCCCCTCACGAGCGTAATCAAGCATCGTGGCTAGCTGGGGACGCTCAGCCTTAGCACCAGACTCTTTTTCTTTAAAGACCTTGTCACAGCACTGCAAGGCGCTTAACTGCGCTTCTAGGCTCTGTCCTGCAGTGCTTACGCGTGCATAACCGATATTAGCCATCGCTACACCTCCTCTTGCTCAGTGAGTTCCAAAATAAGTGATAGAACAGTAATAAGTAATGTAAGAATTAGTTTTTTATTGATTGTCATTTTATTTATCCGTTTGTTTATCTTAATTTACTTATAACAATCAGCTCGATATATGTTGAATCAGGTATTACATGGTGTGCTTTGCAGTTCATTACTGTGCCACCAGCGTAAAATACAGGTATATAAACTGAACTTTGGAGCTAATATGTTGACTAATAGAGTTACTCGCACTAAGCGTGAAAAAATAATTACCTTGAGAGATGAGAACCTCTCCCACGCTGCAATCGCCGAGCGCGTTGGATGCCATCGCAATACCGTTGGTAAGGTACTTAGACAAACAGGTTTGAAATAGCTTGAACAGATAAATGGTTGTCCATTGGCAACACCAATTAATCGCTTGATATAGTTGAACGCAAAGCCATTTTATTATGCTTACCCCACTCTACACCCTTAAATATTTAAGGTATTTATGAGTGAATAAATCATGAGTTGTCCAACTGTCATCATCGAAAAAGCCTTGGCATGACTACAGGTTTCACCACTTCATTACGATTTACCCCACTCTGCCTTCCCATATTTCTATATATATGTGGGTATTAACAATCAACTGTTGCAATGTAGCAATGTTACAAATCAACTTAAACCATTGTTTAGTAACGTATTAACATGCAACTTTCTTGTGACACTTTAGATTAAGAATGTTACATCATGTTTTAAAAGGATTTAAAATGACTAGACTAAAAAATGGCTACGGACGCCATAAGAAAAACATCACAATCATCGACATTGATGGGCATACCGTTGCTAAAATTGGTTTAGGAAAAAACCTAACCACAACTATAAGTTTGTCTGATATCGATGTTCTGTTAGAGCACAGTTTTTACGCCAAAATACGTAAAGATGGTAAGTATGTTGTCCGCAGCAATACAACAGGTGCTTACCTACACCGTATACTAATGAATCCTGACGATGAGCAGGAAGTTGACCATGTAGATGCTAACCCACTCAATAATACACGTGTAAATTTACGCCGATGTACAAAACGTCAAAACAACTTAGCTAAGAAAACACCACTACTAAAGGGGTTCAGCGGCATCCACCAGACTAAATGGGGCTGGTATAAAGCATTTGATGGTGATGGTCGCAAAGTTGGTAAATTTGATACCGCACAAAAAGCCGCAAAAGCGAGAGATGAGCTGATGTTAGATGCGTATTTTCATAGCGAGTCAGGTGAGGAGTTACATACATACGGATTTATTGATTGGAATGACCCTTGTAGCGTTCCATACATAGACAAGTTAACAGAATCAGATAACTTTCTATTTGACGAGATTCAAGAAGCTGAATGCTTGTCAGGTCTCGTATTACAGGAAAAAGGCTGGGTTTGTAACTAAAAAAGGGATGCCGTTGTCTTCAACTAGGCATCCCTCACTGTCTACATTGCTGTCTACCTAACTTTATAACTCATTGATTTTAAAGTGTCAGAAGTCGGCAGGTTGGCTTACATCATGCCGCCCATTCCACCCATGCCGCCCATATCAGGCATAGCTGGTGCGCCGCCTTCAACTGGTGCGTCTGCAATCATTGCTTCAGTTGTGATCATAAGACCAGCAACCGATGCTGCAAATTGTAGTGCTGAACGCGTTACTTTAGTTGGGTCAAGAATACCCATCGCAATCATGTCGCCGTATTCGCCAGTACCTGCGTTGTAACCGTAGCTACCTTCGCCTGCACGTACGTTGTTTGCAACTACAGATGCTTCATCACCGGCATTTTGCACGATTTGACGAAGTGGTGCTTCCATTGCTTTTAGTGCAACTTTAATACCCACTGTTTGATCTTGGTTTGCACCTTCAAGACCTTGGATTGCAGCAGCAGCACGAACA belongs to Moritella sp. F3 and includes:
- a CDS encoding DNA methyltransferase, giving the protein MSSTNGNKIARDDYPTPVNAVEALLSKLTLKPNDKFLEPCRGTKNIFDRVNLPEEQKFWAEIHEGVDYLSTKFSQQDVIITNPPFSLTVEFIKKSLSELAPDGTLAYLQRVNFLGSKCRVDFWAEIGFPNKTPVIVPRPRFVNGGSDSCEYMWMIWDKGNRFSDIPNGISHIISK
- a CDS encoding HNH endonuclease; this translates as MTRLKNGYGRHKKNITIIDIDGHTVAKIGLGKNLTTTISLSDIDVLLEHSFYAKIRKDGKYVVRSNTTGAYLHRILMNPDDEQEVDHVDANPLNNTRVNLRRCTKRQNNLAKKTPLLKGFSGIHQTKWGWYKAFDGDGRKVGKFDTAQKAAKARDELMLDAYFHSESGEELHTYGFIDWNDPCSVPYIDKLTESDNFLFDEIQEAECLSGLVLQEKGWVCN
- a CDS encoding recombinase family protein, producing the protein MANIGYARVSTAGQSLEAQLSALQCCDKVFKEKESGAKAERPQLATMLDYAREGDTITVTKLCRLARNTKHLLDIVEYLDSKGVSLTVLNLGIDTQSPTGRLMLTMIGAVASFERELLLERQAEGIEIAKAKGKYKGRKATAMAKADDVRTLLRRSVSKRLIAEQVGVSLSSVYRMSKMIL
- a CDS encoding DUF6538 domain-containing protein, with protein sequence MASSDKKHLKLRGNIWWYQRRIPKDLLDQFQGQSSISESLGTGDIREARRQRDILNGRLEERKFNAPNTNRHRFLELVQQMTEDKEKYPESWDEHYYLEKTQGMTKDLEPETPSTPIDDEVFLHAYTTVNGRKNHHSKYKITLKEALKSWVHKYKDEKTKDTIRKVKRNADEFLKHLKLYDIQLEDITKKQVNNYIETLQVKYAKTTVQGTISRLRSVWNYCESLGEVQTRSPFENNIYAAGEKVKKRQPFTTSEMLWIKENVAINEPDKRLLLELGVFTGCRIAELCALKAKDVVTEGDITAIFIEKGKTEAARRLVPLTSELGLTVRATAASKDENELLLGFENSSDMSRWFSRIKVANLSTDSAKCFHSFRVMFATAMERGDVHESKAAYIAGHEGGKTMTYGYYSKGFTLPQLKEAYDQCVEHIIW
- a CDS encoding bifunctional UDP-sugar hydrolase/5'-nucleotidase, giving the protein MTFSKPLTARLTAVSVALLLAGCAQTSQSDDVFNLTVAHINDTHSNFDPVKSSFTANGDTVYNEFGGHPRLKTMSDEYKQQAQQNDDSFLFLHGGDAWQGSAYFKLNEGAMNADILSMFGIDAMALGNHEFDLNNTKLNQFISDVNFPVLAANIDASEDADLKDQTNLRPFMVYAFDGNNKTAISDLDNLPTDKDLVAVFGLALDNMPNIAPNTGDIKFLNMVTSAQATVDMLKAKGVNNIIALTHIGNAVDVDVASKVNGIDLIVGGHSHTLLGDFTNLGLHNNGTYAQIVKNPDNMGQTCVVQAGEYAQAIGRLEVSFNQQGDIVNCNGHNVLLSNDEFYSKPSRQDDEKFDSAATQGVVEFIDQAENITITAEEATMRQRIDVNYKPAVDQAYGKTIAQVPVELKHERRPGDRGSDKHGSDVAPILAEGQYFWANTVEVQQVTGMKVDFALIGAGGIRTNIEAGEYRQGNVSLEMLPFANFMSVVPVSGKVIKTLINDTVSATLAAGSHAGKFPYGGHIRYSYTETVANKAGNVDFVEVMTGTEAAPLWTAIEDSKTYNVALNNYNATGNDGWTPLYEAQKNSSERVDLAFVDGKLTGFKVKNIAKVGKKYKVNYQGDAPNCKADNTVCNTDAQAVMNYIDSERNTLTPLGYEVVTFNRAQ
- a CDS encoding helix-turn-helix domain-containing protein, whose amino-acid sequence is MLTNRVTRTKREKIITLRDENLSHAAIAERVGCHRNTVGKVLRQTGLK
- a CDS encoding VF530 family DNA-binding protein, which produces MNNSNDPLHGVKLEQILTELEKKIGWEKMGELLNIRCFTNKARLKSSLKFLRSTPWARSRVEILYLKTFCSKHKETGKIIRAILAQNTAVAETTSTKPAPFVWPTLKEK